CCTGAATGAATAAGAGATTCTGTTAAAGACTTGTAACTTTCTTTAAGTTCAAGATATTTTCCTACAAAGCCAATAGTTGTTTTACCTTTTGGCTGAACAATCTTTTTAACTAAAGAATCCCACTCCTCCATGTCAGGATTAAGTTCACCAAGTTCTAAGTTCTTAGCTATAGGATTTAAAATCCCTTGCCTTAAAAAGCTCATAGGTACATCATAGATACTAGCTGCATCATTAGCTTCTATAACAGCATCTTGATGAACATCACAGCTCATAGCAAGTTTTTTCTTAAATGATTTTGGAAGCGGGTTTTCACTTCTTGCAATAATCATCTGCGGAGTTATACCGATACGGCGAAGTTCCTGAACAGAGTGCTGAGTTGGTTTAGACTTTAATTCACCTGCAGCTTTGATGTAAGGAATTAGAGTTACATGAACAAAAAATGTCCCTGCCACGTCTTCATCATGTTTCATTTGACGGATTGCTTCCATAAAAGGCAAGCCTTCGATATCTCCAACAGTTCCACCAAGCTCAACAACCAAGATTTCATGGCCTTCACCTGCTTCTTTGATACGGCTAACAATTTCACCAACAATATGTGGGATAACTTGAATAGTTTGACCAAGGTATCCACCCGCACGCTCACGCTCGATAACGCTTGAGTAAACTTGACCAGTCGTGAAGTTAGCAGTTTTTAAATAAGATGTATCTAAAAAACGCTCATAGTTACCAATGTCAAGATCTGTCTCAGCCCCGTCTTTTGTAACGAAAACTTCACCGTGTTCAAGTGGACTCATAGTTCCAGGGTCAACGTTGATATATGGATCTATTTTAAGCATACCCACTTTTTTGCCAGAGTGCTTTAGTAATGTACCAATACTAGCAGCCGTAATCCCTTTTCCAAGAGAACTTAAAACCCCTCCAGTTACAAAAATGTACTTCGTCATGCCGATTGTCTCCATATTTTAAATCTTTTCGCGATTATATAACAAATGCACTTAAAAAGTTATTTAGATATACTTTTATAGAGAATAAAAATAGGGATAATTATAAAATATGGATAAAGTTTTATTTATAATAGTTTTAGCACTTGGAATTTCAACAGTTTTGAATCTACTTTTGAAAAAAGTAGGTGTGTCACAAATAATAGGCTATATTTTTACAGGTACTATTTTGGCTTATAGTTTTGGACTTCAGGATTCTAGCCAGTCTAACACCCTAGAGCACATTGGAGAGTTTGGTATAGTGTTCTTGATGTTTACTATAGGTCTTGAGATCTCCCTTTCTAAAATGAATAATATGAAAAAAGAGATCTTTGGAAATGGATTTATGCAGGCAACATTTACTGCTTTAGCTATTTTGAGCATATGTTTTTTCATATTTAACTTAGATTTTGTTACATCTTTAATTATCTCAACCGCATTTGCATTATCATCTACTGCAGTAGTTCTCTCGTATTTAAAATCATCAAAAGAGATATATGCCCCATATGGCCAACGTGCAACGGGGATACTTATATTTCAGGATATCGCAGTTATTCCACTATTAATTTTACTTGGTTTTTTGACAAACGATGCTGAGCATTCTGTATGGATTATTATTAAAGACACAGTTATAAGTGCTTTGATAGTAGTAGGTATTTTGTTTTTTATAGGTAGAAAAGTTGTGTCTTGGCTGCTTCACTTTTCTGCTTCATCTGAAGAAGATGAGCTTTTTATGGGAAGTGTATTGTTTATAGTTATTAGTGCATCATTACTCGCATCTTATTTTGGTTTCACATATTCACTTGGAGCTTTTGTTGCGGGTATGGTGATAGCTGAGACAAAGTATCATCATAAAGTCGAATATGATATAGCACCGTTTAAAGACATACTTTTAGGTACTTTTTTTATAGTAGTAGGTATGAAAATAAATATATCTTACTTTTTAGATAATGTTGCACTGATTATAGGAATATTTATTTTAGTACTAATTTTAAAAACTTTGATCACCTTTATGGTCTTAAAAATTTCAACTAACAGTTCAACATCACTTAAAACTGCATTATCGATATCTCAGGTAGGTGAATTTTCTTTTGTTATATTTGCAGTGGCAAGTGTAGGTGGACTTATAGATAAAGAATTAGAATCACTACTACTTTTAATAGTGATATTTTCCATGCTGATCACACCATTTTTTATATCACATATAAATCATTTTGTCGATAGTTTTATAAAAGATGACTATATAGCATTGCTTGATGAAAAAGCTTTTAAAACACGTGAGGGACATATTATAGTTTGTGGGTACAGTGATATTGGTAAGTCGGTTGCAGAACATTTGGATGAGATGAAACTCCCGTATGTGATAATAGATAATAATCCAAAAAATGTTCAACTTGCACTTAAACAAAATAAAGAGGCGTATTTGGGTGATATGTCAGAACTAGCTATGATTGAAGCTCTACATACAGAGAATTGTGCATCTGTAATTGTAACGTTAGATAATATAGATAAGAAAAAAGCCGTTTGTGAGACTATTCGTCAATATACTAAAGATATACATTTAATAGCTAAAGTTGTGTCTCAAGATGAGAAAAATAAATTAAGAGGTATTGATATCGATGTTATAGTTGATGGAAAATACGAAGTCGGTAGAATATTGGTTGATAAGATGATGGTATGTCAGATGAGAATATAATGTCTGTTCTCGTCTGACTTAACACTTTACTTCTTTACAGGAGAAAAAAAGAAGTAAATAATAACTATGAATCCCCTTCGAACACTAAAATTATAAAATAAAGATGTCACAAAAGATGTCACATAGTAATATATTTTTTACTAATAATTAAGATTAACTTAATTCTAAACAGATATCATATTAATAAATTCTTTTTAACGGAATGTATTAATGATTGATGATCTAAAAAAATTATTAAATACTAGTTACAATATTAAACTTGTAGAGATGGTTGCTAAGAATAATTTATCAGGATCAATTGCTTCTAATATAATCCTCCCTATAGCAATTTTAGTCATATTTTACAGGTTAATCCCCTATATGCACTTTTGGCTTATGATACACTTTTTTTTATTTTTTTCGAGAATGTATGTGGCTAAAAAGATAAGTAATTATCTAAAATTTAATGATAAAGATAAAATATATAGATATTTAAAAATATACACCATATTAATTTCTATAACAGCAATTTTATATGGTTATATAGTATGGCAAAGTGTACTTTATACTGAAGATATTCATATATTTGTTATGGTTACAATAATTACTTCTATAGCAGCAGGTTCAGTATCGATATTTGTTAGTGTCTTTTATATTTTTGTATTGTTTGTAATATTACAAATGATTCCTCTTATTTGTGCATTGATATACCATGGAAACGGGATGTTTTATATTGTGGCGTCAATGGCAACTTTATTTATGCTTATAATACTTTTAAATGGTTATAGACAGTTTAAAACTTTAAAAGAGACAATACTTCTTAAAGAGAGTTTTAAAAATAGGGTTGATGATATAACATGCGAATTAAAAGAAAAGAATAAAATGTTGTTACGCCGATCTAGACAAGCAGCAATGGGGGAGATAATTGATGCAATTGCACATCAATGGAAGCAACCTTTGAACGCTATAGTTATGAGTATATCTATGTTAGAAAATTCAGCTAAAGCTAATGAAGTGATCAAAAACAAAGATATCATAGATTGTTATAATATAGTTAACAAACAAATTACTCACCTTACTAATACGTTAAATGAATTTCGAAATTTTTTTAGAGCAGATTCTAATACTGAACTAGTTAGTTTAAAAGTATTAGTAGATTCAGCATTGATTCTTCTTAAAGATGAGCTTTTAAGAAATATGATAAAAGTAGATGTGTCATGTAACGAAAACATATTTATTAATGTAAACTCAAATGACATAATACATCTAATTCTTAGTATTTTAAGTAATGCAAAAGATGAGATGTTAAAAAGTAATGTAGACTCTAAAGACAGAAAAATATTTATAAACTGTTATACTCAAATGAGTAAAGTTATTATCAAAATTAAAGATAGTGGAAAAGGTATAGATAAAAAGATAATAGATGATATTTTTAAAATGGATTTTACTACTAAAGGTAAAACAGGAGGAACAGGTATGGGTTTATATATGTGCTATCTAATATGTGAAAAGTATGGGGCTACTATAAAAGCTTCAAATGATAATGGAGCAGTATTTACAGTAGCATTAAAAATAGATTAATTTCCGCGTGAACCAGGTTTAATAGCTTCGCTTCCATCTTTACATAACGGGCATTCATCCGGTGAATACATCTCAAATGTAAAGTCTTCCAGTGCAAAGAAAGGGATATCTTGAGGAAGTTTACAGTTAGGTTTTGTTTCAACATCACTGTTCTGGCGTTTACAAAAACCGCGGTTTGCTAAAGCTGCTACACCAACGATCTCACCGCCCAGGCTTTTTACAACCTCCGCAGCTTCCATAGCACTTCCACCTGTTGTAATAATGTCTTCACACATTAAAACTTTCTCGCCTTTTTTTACTTCAAAACCGCGACGGATACTCATCTCTCCATTTACACGTTCAGCAAAAATCGAGCGAACATCAAGGGCAGTCGCTAGTGCAAAGCCTGCTATTAGTCCACCAAGTGCAGGAGCACATACTGTATCTACTTCTAAGCCGCTTTCTTTGATCTGAGCTGCAAGTGCATCAGCTAAAAGTTTAGCAGTTTTTGGATCTTCTAAAACTTTTGCAGATTGTAGATAAAATTGAGAATGGTTTCCGCTACTTAGTTTAAAGTGCCCTTCTAAAAGAGCTTCCGCGTCCATATATATTTTTTTAATGTCCATTAAACTTTTAGAACCTCTATCTCTTTTGCTTTAGCATCTTCTTCGATCACAGCAATATATTTATCAGTTAATTTTTGAATGTTCTCTTGAGCAGATTTAGATTCATCTTGAGTTACTTCTTTGTCTTTCTCAAGTTTTTTAATAGCATCATTTGCTTTTTTTCTATCGTTTCTTACAGAAACTTTAGCATCTTCAACCATCCCCTTCATCTGTTTAACAGTTTCTTGTCTTTGCTCACTTGTCATAGGTGGGAAGAAAAGTTTGATAAAGTCACCGTCATTGTTTGGGTTAACACCAAGATTAGCAGCATTTATAGCAGCTTCAATATCACCTAAAAGGTGTTTTTCCCAAGGGTTGATAGCGATTGTAGTTGCATCTACAGCTGTAACTGAACCAACTTGGTCAAGCGGAGTCATAGTACCGTAGTAGTCAATTTTAACATTATCTAAAACTGTAGTAGAAACTTTACCTGTTCTTAAAGTTTTGAAATCTCTATGCATGTGTTCAACACTGCCTTGCATCTTCGCTTCACATTGATTATAAACATCATCTAACATTTGAGTATCCCCTTATTTTGAACTGTTTGTTTCTTTTGCTACCGGTGCAGCCTTAGGTGCTACAACATTTGTATCCTCTACCATATTGTCAACAACTGATTCACTAGCTGCCTGAGAGTACATGTAACCTAGAGTGATAGTATTTACAACAAATAAAAACCCTATTGTAAATGTAACTTTTGCTAAAAAGCTGTTTGGTCCTTTTGCTCCAAATACTGAGTCGTTTGAACCGCTATATGCTCCAAGACCAATGCTTGAGCTTTTCTGTAATAGCACAGCGATTACAATTAAAACCACTAAAACTATTTGAACAATAAGTAAAAAACTAGTTGTCATTTATAAATTCCTATTTGGCGTGTGCCATGATTAAAGTTGCGAATTATATCTAAAAAAACCTTTAATTCAAAATTGGGTATAATGTTAAAAAATAGAGATAGGTGACATATGATTTTTAAAAAGATAATTATTACACTTTTTGCAGCTGTTTTAGCAAGTTTATTTGTTGCTTGTAGTTCTGAAAAAAAATCTGATATTAAAAATACTAAGATAAATATTGTTGTTAGTACCTATGCCCTTTACGACATAACAACACATATAGCAGAAGATAGGTTTAACGTTAAAAATATCCTTCCTTTTGGAAGTGATGCACACTCTTATGAGTTAAGTCCTAAAAATATGGCCGGCATTCAAGATGCAAATTTGTTTATATATAGCGGTGCATCTTTAGAACCGTGGGCTGCAAAATTTTCAACTCAGAATTCACTTGATATGTCAAAATATGTGAAGTTGATACATTTGGATGAAGATGATGAACATCACCACCATAAAGATTCAGAACTTGAGCATGAAGAGAAAAGTGAACATAAAGAAGCTCTTGATCCACACTATTGGTTAGATTTAGAAAATATGGAGAAGATGACAGAGGTTATAGTAGCTGAATTTATAAAGCTATCACCAAAAGATAAAGAGTTTTTTGAAACAAATAAAAAAAGTTACTTGGCAAGTTTAGCTGAGATGGATAACTCTTACAAATCTGCTTTAAAAGAGTGTAAAAAAGATACTATTGTAGTGAATCATAATGCATTTTCATATCTTGGAAAAAAGTATAATTTTCATATAGAATCAATAAACGGTTTATCAAATGATTCAATGCCTTCACCAGATGATATTAAAAAAATACTTCATCTGATAGAAGATGAAGGGATCTCAATTATATTTTTTGAGAGTTTTGCAAGCGATAAAATTATAAAGTCAATTGCTAAAGATACAGGTGTAAAAGTTGATACGCTTCAACCGCTTGGTAATATTACAAAAGATGAAGTAGGTAAAAGCTATAAACATATCATGGATGAGAATATCAAAAAAATCAAACAAGCATTAGAGTGTAAATGATCTTTAAAATACCTATATTTGATGTAAAAAATTTGAGCTTTAACGTTGGTGGCGTTGATATACTTTCAAACGTATCGCTGCAAATATATAACTCTCAGTATATAGGAATTATAGGTCCAAACGGTGGTGGAAAAACAACTTTGATTCGTTTGCTATTGGGCTTGGAAAAACCGACCAGCGGTGAGATTAAAATATATGGTAAAAAACTTTCAAAATTTCATAAGTGGAATAAAATAGGATATGTCCCACAGCGTGCATCACATGTTGATATAAATTTTCCGGCAACTGTTTTAGATATTGTTAAGATGGGTAGAACACCACAAAGAAAACTATTCTCAAAAATGAGTTTAGAAGATCATAGACTAGTAGAAGATGCTATGAAACAGATGGATATAACACATCTTAAAGATAAGATGGTAGGGACACTCTCAGGTGGTCAGCGTCAACGTGTTATGATTGCACGTGCTTTGGCTTCTGAGCCTGAAGTATTGATATTGGATGAACCAAATACAGGTGTAGATATTAAATCTCAAAACAGGTTTTATGCACTACTTAGAGAGCTAAATAAAAATAAAAAAATAACTATTGTTTTTATAACACACGATATTGGTGTTATAGCTGATGATATCGCAAGATTATTTACGGTAAACCAAAATGTTATAACTTGTAATAATCCAAAACAAGCACTTTCTTGTGATGAGATGAGTGAGCTTTACGGAATAGATGCTCATCTAATTCACAACCATAAACACGGACACTAATATGATAGAGATGCTTCAATACGATTTTATGCAGCGTGCATTTTTAGCAGGAATTATAATAGCTACACTAGCTTCAATTAGCGGTACATTTGTAGTCCTTAAACGTTATTCAATGATTAGTGAAACATTAGCTCACTCTGCATTATTAGGAGTTGCTGTTGGTTTAGTAGCAGGATATAACCCATTATGGATTGCTGTTGTTGTAGCACTTTTTTCTGCATGGCTTATAGAGTATTTACGTGCAAACTTTACAATATATTCAGATGCAGTTTTGGCCATACTTCTCTCAGGCTCATTAGCTTTAGCCGTGATAATAGTATCTTTAGGCGGTGCATTTAATAACTCATTATTTTCATACCTATTTGGTTCTATTCTCTCAGTAAGTATTGAAGATGTTATAACAATATTAATTTTTGGAGTTATTGCCTTAGCTATTTTACTTGCATTTTCAAAAGAGTTCTATTTTATAGCGTATGATGAAGAAGTGGCCAAGATCAGTGGTATTAAAGTTAAACTTTTAAACTTTTTACTTGTAAGTGTTGTGGCAATTATTATAGCTTTATCTATTAGAATAGTAGGATCGTTACTGATCGGTGCACTTATGGTAATTCCAACGGTTTCAGCTTTGCAGTATAAACAAGGCTTTTTTAAGACTACTTTATTAGCTTTATCTTTTGCACTATTTAGTGTAATAAGCGGAATGTATCTCTCGTACAATTTCTCCCTTCCAAGTGGTGCTACTATAGTTGTGTGTGTCCTCGTAATATTTATATTTTCTATAGTAATAAATAAAAAATCATGAAAATTAGTCAAGAGTTCTCAAAGTATGCAAAGACATACAATACATATAATGTAATTCAAAATAAAGTGATAAAACATCTTTTATCCAAGATCTCTAAAAAGAAAAATAAACCGCAAAATATTTTAGATATAGGCTGCGGTAGTGGAAGTTTATGTAAAAAAATAGATTGGAAATATAAACATTTTACAGGTGTAGATTTCTCACCAGGGATGCTTGAATTACATCCGAGATCGAAAGAAGTTGAGTGTATATATGGTGATTTTAATGACCAAACTTTATTTGATAATCTATTAACATATAACTATGATTTTATTTTTTCTGCATCTGCTCTTCAATGGGCAGATGATATTGATTGTGTTTTTGCTAATATAAAATCTTTAGATGCACCAATAGCACTTGCGATATTTACGTCAGGGACTTTTAAAACATTAAATAAAACTGCAAATTTGGAGCCGATTTTAAAAAGTGCAGATTATATAGATAAATTACAAAAAAAGTATTTTAATCTTGAGATGGAAGTAATAGAATACAGATTAGAATTTGAAAATAACAGAGAGATGTTTAGGTATATAAAAAAAAGTGGAGTTAGCGGCTCTAGAAATGTATTAGACTATAAGCAAACTAAAGAGCTTATAAAAAACTACCCTTTAAATTATTTAGAGTTTGAGGTAGTATATATAATATCAAAATAAAAAGGAACGTAATGAACTTTTATGCTGTCATTATCGGTACTGAAATTTTAAATAGCAGACGTGAAGACAAACATTTTGATTTTCTAAAAAAAGAATTGGCCAAATATGGACATGAGCTTTTTGGTTCTTTTATAGTAAAAGATGATGAAACTCTTATTAAAAATACATATAAAATGATAAAAGAGGACGATAATTCTATTCTTTTCTCTTTTGGTGGTATTGGCTCAACACCTGATGATCTAACACGCCAAATTGCTGCGGATGTTTTTACATCTTCACCTTTACAAACAAATGAAAAGTTTAAGCAAGATATTTTGGATAAGTTTGGTGATGAGGCATATCCACATAGAATTCATATGGCAGATATACCAAAGGGGAGTGATCTTATATTTAATCCGGTAAATAATATGTCTGCTTTTTCATTAGAAAACAGGTTCTTCTTTGTGCCTGGTTTTCCATCTATGGCTCATCCAATGCTTGAGAATGTGATAGCTGAATATTTCAGCGAATCAAAGAAAAAATACCGTTATACACTAGTGGCAAAAACCAGTGAAAATACACTAATTACTTTAATGAATCAAGTTCCACAAAATATAGAACTCTCATCTTTACCTATGTTTAAAGATTCTAAGCCATTAGTTGAATTATCGTTAAGCGGTTATGAAGATGTATTGGTAAAAAAATATTTTGAAATGTTTAAAACTGAACTAGAAGAGAAGAAAATAGAATACTCAATTTTAGATGCTTAGCTATTTGTTAAGATATTTTTTTCCAGATCATATAGCTCATATCTAATATGTTTAAACTTCTCACTCTCTTTAGAACTATGAAGTTTAAAAAGTTCTTCCAGTACACGCGAACTCTCTTGTGCACGTTTAAAGTTGGCAATCACTACACTTTTTAAATCTGTTCTGTTTAACTCATCATCTATAGTTGGACGTAATACATCGTTAATACTGTCACGATGTTTAAGTAGTGCATCTATATCTTCATAAACAGATAAGTGTCTAAGGTTTTTTAGTTTTTGTGAGATATCTTTGTTATTGTATAGGTATCGTTGCAAGTCTTCTACAACTCTAATACCTTCTTTAAGACGGTTAAGGTTTGCATCTATCACCCGGTAAAGTTCGGGTGATAAATTATTTTTACTCATCGTTTCCAAATATTCCAAACAGGTGTAAAAGAGCTGTAAAGATATTTAAGAAGTCTAAGTATAGTGCAATTGCACCATCGATAGGAGTTTCATAGTTTCCAGCTATAATATTTTGTGTATCAAATACAACTAAGATACTAAATAGTACAACTACAACTGCCGAGATACCAATAGCAATGATTGGGCTTCCTAAAAACAGATTTACAATTGAGAAAGCAAAAATTACTAAAACTGCAATCATTAAAGGTTTACCGTAACCTGTAAAGTCTTTAGTAGTTTTAATAGCATAAAAACTCATACTACCAAAAATTAAAGAAGTCATAGCAAAAGCATTACCAATAACAACTCCACCGCCATTCATCCCAAGTGTATGAGCTAAAAGAGGTGCCAATGTTAGACCTGTAACAAATACAAATCCAAACATAACAGCTAAGTTAATACCAGGTTTATGTTTTACAGCAAATAAACCAAATAATAAAGCGATCTCTAAAATTACTAGTGGAATAAACCAGCTAGATATTGCACCGGCCATTGGTACACCAACGTATGCTCCAACAGCACCGGCCATCATCGAGGCAGCAAATAGTTTATATGTTTCTTTAACAAACGTAACTATTTGAGCTTCACTTCTAGATACGCTACCATATTCAAAAGCATTTCCGCTTCTTGCATAATCACGATCATATAGTCCCATAATTATTTCCTTTTATTTTTAAATATAAGAATTTTACATATAAAGAGTAAACATAGAGAAACAAATTGATTTAATATACTATATATATACAAAGTGCAAAACAGAACTACTAAGAAATAACATATGATAACTAAATAAACATTTTCAAAAAAATTTGCAAATTCTTTTGAAAAACTATTGACATAAAAGAAATGTTTTCCTATAATTCTGCTCCACAAACGGAAGAGACATTTGAGAGAGTGTTTCAAGAGACGCTTCGAGTTGAAGGGTCATTTAGAAGTTTGAGATCATTGAAAACTAAGTAAGTAAACTAACTGAGAACTATTAAAAAATAGTTATTAGTTTATAGAGTTTAC
This Sulfurimonas sp. DNA region includes the following protein-coding sequences:
- a CDS encoding cation:proton antiporter — encoded protein: MDKVLFIIVLALGISTVLNLLLKKVGVSQIIGYIFTGTILAYSFGLQDSSQSNTLEHIGEFGIVFLMFTIGLEISLSKMNNMKKEIFGNGFMQATFTALAILSICFFIFNLDFVTSLIISTAFALSSTAVVLSYLKSSKEIYAPYGQRATGILIFQDIAVIPLLILLGFLTNDAEHSVWIIIKDTVISALIVVGILFFIGRKVVSWLLHFSASSEEDELFMGSVLFIVISASLLASYFGFTYSLGAFVAGMVIAETKYHHKVEYDIAPFKDILLGTFFIVVGMKINISYFLDNVALIIGIFILVLILKTLITFMVLKISTNSSTSLKTALSISQVGEFSFVIFAVASVGGLIDKELESLLLLIVIFSMLITPFFISHINHFVDSFIKDDYIALLDEKAFKTREGHIIVCGYSDIGKSVAEHLDEMKLPYVIIDNNPKNVQLALKQNKEAYLGDMSELAMIEALHTENCASVIVTLDNIDKKKAVCETIRQYTKDIHLIAKVVSQDEKNKLRGIDIDVIVDGKYEVGRILVDKMMVCQMRI
- a CDS encoding CTP synthase produces the protein MTKYIFVTGGVLSSLGKGITAASIGTLLKHSGKKVGMLKIDPYINVDPGTMSPLEHGEVFVTKDGAETDLDIGNYERFLDTSYLKTANFTTGQVYSSVIERERAGGYLGQTIQVIPHIVGEIVSRIKEAGEGHEILVVELGGTVGDIEGLPFMEAIRQMKHDEDVAGTFFVHVTLIPYIKAAGELKSKPTQHSVQELRRIGITPQMIIARSENPLPKSFKKKLAMSCDVHQDAVIEANDAASIYDVPMSFLRQGILNPIAKNLELGELNPDMEEWDSLVKKIVQPKGKTTIGFVGKYLELKESYKSLTESLIHSGAHLDARVEICWVDSEEIEDKGAEALLADCDSVLVAGGFGNRGVEGKIQAIEYARTNKIPYLGICLGMQLTLIEYARNVLGLEDANSIEFDENCKNPMIYLISDFLDQNGEAQLRTHNSPMGGTLRLGEYPCETKEGSILREAYNGEKIIYERHRHRYEANPAYREQLEKAGMIVTGESNGLIETVEIKDHPWFLGVQFHPEFTSRLQTPNPSILAFVKASLEAH
- a CDS encoding sensor histidine kinase, which codes for MVTIITSIAAGSVSIFVSVFYIFVLFVILQMIPLICALIYHGNGMFYIVASMATLFMLIILLNGYRQFKTLKETILLKESFKNRVDDITCELKEKNKMLLRRSRQAAMGEIIDAIAHQWKQPLNAIVMSISMLENSAKANEVIKNKDIIDCYNIVNKQITHLTNTLNEFRNFFRADSNTELVSLKVLVDSALILLKDELLRNMIKVDVSCNENIFINVNSNDIIHLILSILSNAKDEMLKSNVDSKDRKIFINCYTQMSKVIIKIKDSGKGIDKKIIDDIFKMDFTTKGKTGGTGMGLYMCYLICEKYGATIKASNDNGAVFTVALKID
- a CDS encoding competence/damage-inducible protein A, which gives rise to MNFYAVIIGTEILNSRREDKHFDFLKKELAKYGHELFGSFIVKDDETLIKNTYKMIKEDDNSILFSFGGIGSTPDDLTRQIAADVFTSSPLQTNEKFKQDILDKFGDEAYPHRIHMADIPKGSDLIFNPVNNMSAFSLENRFFFVPGFPSMAHPMLENVIAEYFSESKKKYRYTLVAKTSENTLITLMNQVPQNIELSSLPMFKDSKPLVELSLSGYEDVLVKKYFEMFKTELEEKKIEYSILDA
- a CDS encoding metal ABC transporter substrate-binding protein, translating into MIFKKIIITLFAAVLASLFVACSSEKKSDIKNTKINIVVSTYALYDITTHIAEDRFNVKNILPFGSDAHSYELSPKNMAGIQDANLFIYSGASLEPWAAKFSTQNSLDMSKYVKLIHLDEDDEHHHHKDSELEHEEKSEHKEALDPHYWLDLENMEKMTEVIVAEFIKLSPKDKEFFETNKKSYLASLAEMDNSYKSALKECKKDTIVVNHNAFSYLGKKYNFHIESINGLSNDSMPSPDDIKKILHLIEDEGISIIFFESFASDKIIKSIAKDTGVKVDTLQPLGNITKDEVGKSYKHIMDENIKKIKQALECK
- the secG gene encoding preprotein translocase subunit SecG, which gives rise to MTTSFLLIVQIVLVVLIVIAVLLQKSSSIGLGAYSGSNDSVFGAKGPNSFLAKVTFTIGFLFVVNTITLGYMYSQAASESVVDNMVEDTNVVAPKAAPVAKETNSSK
- a CDS encoding methyltransferase domain-containing protein, with translation MKISQEFSKYAKTYNTYNVIQNKVIKHLLSKISKKKNKPQNILDIGCGSGSLCKKIDWKYKHFTGVDFSPGMLELHPRSKEVECIYGDFNDQTLFDNLLTYNYDFIFSASALQWADDIDCVFANIKSLDAPIALAIFTSGTFKTLNKTANLEPILKSADYIDKLQKKYFNLEMEVIEYRLEFENNREMFRYIKKSGVSGSRNVLDYKQTKELIKNYPLNYLEFEVVYIISK
- the frr gene encoding ribosome recycling factor, whose protein sequence is MLDDVYNQCEAKMQGSVEHMHRDFKTLRTGKVSTTVLDNVKIDYYGTMTPLDQVGSVTAVDATTIAINPWEKHLLGDIEAAINAANLGVNPNNDGDFIKLFFPPMTSEQRQETVKQMKGMVEDAKVSVRNDRKKANDAIKKLEKDKEVTQDESKSAQENIQKLTDKYIAVIEEDAKAKEIEVLKV
- the pyrE gene encoding orotate phosphoribosyltransferase, whose amino-acid sequence is MDIKKIYMDAEALLEGHFKLSSGNHSQFYLQSAKVLEDPKTAKLLADALAAQIKESGLEVDTVCAPALGGLIAGFALATALDVRSIFAERVNGEMSIRRGFEVKKGEKVLMCEDIITTGGSAMEAAEVVKSLGGEIVGVAALANRGFCKRQNSDVETKPNCKLPQDIPFFALEDFTFEMYSPDECPLCKDGSEAIKPGSRGN
- a CDS encoding metal ABC transporter permease — translated: MIEMLQYDFMQRAFLAGIIIATLASISGTFVVLKRYSMISETLAHSALLGVAVGLVAGYNPLWIAVVVALFSAWLIEYLRANFTIYSDAVLAILLSGSLALAVIIVSLGGAFNNSLFSYLFGSILSVSIEDVITILIFGVIALAILLAFSKEFYFIAYDEEVAKISGIKVKLLNFLLVSVVAIIIALSIRIVGSLLIGALMVIPTVSALQYKQGFFKTTLLALSFALFSVISGMYLSYNFSLPSGATIVVCVLVIFIFSIVINKKS
- a CDS encoding thiamine-phosphate pyrophosphorylase; translated protein: MSKNNLSPELYRVIDANLNRLKEGIRVVEDLQRYLYNNKDISQKLKNLRHLSVYEDIDALLKHRDSINDVLRPTIDDELNRTDLKSVVIANFKRAQESSRVLEELFKLHSSKESEKFKHIRYELYDLEKNILTNS
- a CDS encoding metal ABC transporter ATP-binding protein, whose amino-acid sequence is MIFKIPIFDVKNLSFNVGGVDILSNVSLQIYNSQYIGIIGPNGGGKTTLIRLLLGLEKPTSGEIKIYGKKLSKFHKWNKIGYVPQRASHVDINFPATVLDIVKMGRTPQRKLFSKMSLEDHRLVEDAMKQMDITHLKDKMVGTLSGGQRQRVMIARALASEPEVLILDEPNTGVDIKSQNRFYALLRELNKNKKITIVFITHDIGVIADDIARLFTVNQNVITCNNPKQALSCDEMSELYGIDAHLIHNHKHGH
- a CDS encoding Bax inhibitor-1/YccA family protein produces the protein MGLYDRDYARSGNAFEYGSVSRSEAQIVTFVKETYKLFAASMMAGAVGAYVGVPMAGAISSWFIPLVILEIALLFGLFAVKHKPGINLAVMFGFVFVTGLTLAPLLAHTLGMNGGGVVIGNAFAMTSLIFGSMSFYAIKTTKDFTGYGKPLMIAVLVIFAFSIVNLFLGSPIIAIGISAVVVVLFSILVVFDTQNIIAGNYETPIDGAIALYLDFLNIFTALLHLFGIFGNDE